One Castanea sativa cultivar Marrone di Chiusa Pesio chromosome 4, ASM4071231v1 DNA window includes the following coding sequences:
- the LOC142632576 gene encoding uncharacterized protein LOC142632576 — protein MGKALRQIAKSPFVARINRAKLPRRFSQPIFTVYNGRTDPVEHVSHFSQKMAVYSNNEALMCIVSPSSLGPVAMRWFDALAEGSLRSFEELTRAFGARFITCTRIPKPLDALLSMSMREGETLKTYSDRYWETYNEIDGDVESVAVRTFKVGLPTEHGLRKSLTMKAAIDMRQLMDRIDKYKRVEEDQMQSKGKVKGYLERKDLREGGFQGVQPKRDFTSHPRTAEPPLVNSLFKEPVHHILEKIRHEPYFRPPNKMSGDASLRNQNLHCHYHQDKGHTTEKCRTLRDHLNQLIRAGKINHLLAKPNGNQEQLDTRKFWGQAPQPSLGTINVILTQPRGDFGNPSRVMSVQNKCGTKDVEDNHQTNKRLRSSATLTLGFSDKDKEGTFQPHDDALVVTVRIGGYDVRRVLVDDGSGAEIMYPDLFNGLKLKEEDLEEYDHPLVGFDGNQVIPRGMIRLPVQVEGSEVQVNFIVVMAYSPYTAILARPWLHAMEAVSSTLHVMVKYPTGGSVGVLYGSQTEVGPVEDEGSAEKLTKVIIGEDKEKYFQVGSKLPTQEREELIQFLRDNIDVFAWTTYDVPGINPEVICHHLNVNPHVTPRQQPPRRASQEHAEAVKEEVGKLKQAGAIKEIFYPEWLANTVVVKKKNGKWRVFNPDQIKAVLGLHPPRSPKEVQRLAGMIAALNRFISRSADRCRPFYRLLHRWKDFQWSNECNLAFEDLKQYLSRPPILSTPEKEEVLYAYLAVTNHSVSLVLIRNDDGVQKPIYYVSKSLQEVEQRYLLLEKALLAVVHATRKLPHYFQAHTVVILTQLPLQAITRRSDYTGRVAKWGTKLGAYDIKYMPRTAIKGQVLADFVAEFTDGQAYPEDAVMSIMSIGTETITPWEVYTDGASNRKGAGVGVVLISPEKLVIEKSLRLGFPATNNEAEYEALLVGSQMVKHLGGKVVRVFCDSRLVVGQVNGEFEAKDERMKSYLKRVQGVLGLFDSFKVQQVPRGHNSHADSLAMLATSLGSKLPRMVLVEDLLSSSLTSIPAVRVHSIHVGPSWMDPIIAFLQHGILPEDRKMAETIRRSAPRYWLSEEKKLYRRSYAGPYLLCVHPEAVEPLLEELHEVFRRYCAEMGIRNGYSTPYYPQGNGQAEATNKVILAGLKKRLDDAKGGWVEELPHVLWAYRTTPRRSTGETPYSMTYGMEAIIPLESGFPTLKSDQYDEASNHDLMNDCLNTIEESREIANVKMGNYQQKLKQTYDKGVKTRPLVPGDLVLRKVVGVAKNPAWGKLGPNWEGPYRITSVAGVGAYRLEDLDERDPKHLKR, from the exons atgggtaaagccctGAGACAAATTGCCAAATCCCCTTTTGTGGCAAGGATAAACAGGGCAAAGCTACCTCGTAGGTTTTCCCAACCCATCTTTACTGTGTATAATGGGAGGACTGACCCTGTAGAGCACGTTAGTCATTTTAGTCAGAAGATGGCCGTTTATTCGAATAATGAAGCATTGATGTGTATAGTTTCTCCCTCCAGTTTGGGGCCCGTGgcaatgaggtggtttgatgctttggcagAAGGTTCCTTGAGGTCTTTTGAGGaattgactagggcatttggagcaaggttcataacttgtacaaggattccaaaacctttggaTGCTCTACTGTCTATGTCCATGAGGGAAGGCgaaacactcaaaacctattctgaccgatactgggaaacgtataatgaaattgatggggatGTGGAAAGTGTAGCCGTgagaactttcaaggtgggtcttcccacggagcatgggttaaggaagtctttgacaatgaaggccgCGATAGATATGCGTCAGCTTATGGACcggatagataaatataaacggGTAGAGGAGGATCAGATGCAAAGCAAAGGCAAAGTGAAAGGGTATCTAGAGAGGAAGGATCTTCGGGAAGGGGGGTTTCAAGGTGTTCAGCCCAAACGAGACTTTACAAGCCATCCGAGGACCGCCGAGCCTCCTCTAGTTAACTCACTGTTTAAGGAGCCTGTGCATCACATCCTGGAGAAAATTCGGCATGAGCCATACTTTAGGCCACCAAACAAAATGAGTGGCGATGCATCCCTGAGGAACCAAAACCTCCACTGCCATTACCACCAAGATAAGGGGCATACCACGGAGAAGTGCAGGACGTTGCGCGACCATTTAAATCAATTGATTAGGGCCGGGAAGATCAACCACTTATTGGCAAAGCCGAATGGGAACCAGGAACAACTAGATACTCGGAAATTTTGGGGTCAGGCCCCTCAACCATCTTTAGGCACTATTAACGTCATCTTGACCCAGCCGAGAGGAGACTTTGGGAACCCTTCTCGGGTCATGTCCGTTCAAAACAAGTGTGGGACTAAGGACGTGGAAGATAatcatcaaacaaataaaagactCAGATCCTCGGCGACGCTTACTTTGGGTTTCTCTGATAAGGATAAAGAGGGAACGTTTCAACCCCACGACGATGCCTTGGTCGTCACAGTTCGTATCGGGGGATATGATGTAAGAcgagtcttggtggatgatggaagtggtgccgAGATTATGTATCCGGACCTATTCAATGGATTAAAGTTGAAAGAGGAGGACTTGGAAGAATACGACCATCCCTTGGTCGGTTTTGATGGAAACCAGGTGATCCCACGAGGAATGATTAGGCTGCCCGTGCAGGTTGAGGGTTCCGAGGTACAGGTaaacttcatagttgttatggcgtattctccatacacggccattttGGCCAGACCGTGGTTGCATGCAATGGAGGCAGTTTCATCAACTTTACATGTGATGGTGAAGTACCCTACAGGGGGAAGCGTGGGAGTGTTATATGGCAGTCAAACA GAAGTCGGCCCAGTTGAAGATGAAGGGTCCGCCGAGAAGCTAACCAAGGTAATTATTGGGGAAGATAAAGAGAAGTATTTTCAAGTCGGATCCAAGCTGCCGACACAGGAAAGAGAAGAGTTGATTCAATTCCTGCGagataatattgatgtttttgcatggacgacttATGATGTGCCAGGAATTAATCCAGAGGTTATCTGCCACCATTTGAACGTTAACCCTCATGTGACGCCTAGACAGCAACCTCCTCGGCGAGCATCTCAAGAGCACGCCGAGGCAGTTAAAGAGGAGGTTGGGAAGCTAAAGCAAGCCGGTGCGATCAAGGAGATCTTCTATCCTGAATGGCTGGCCAATACTgtcgtagtgaaaaagaagaatgggaaatggagagtct ttaatcctgaccAAATTAAGGCTGTCTTAGGATTGCATCCCCCTCGGAGTCCTAAAGAGGTGCAGAGGTTAGCTGGCATGATTGCAGCCTTGAACAGGTTCATTTCGCGGTCGGCAGACAGGTGCCGCCCATTTTATCGCCTTTTGCACAGGTGGAAAGATTTCCAGTGGTCTAACGAATGCAATTTggcttttgaggatttaaagCAATACCTATCTAGACCGCCGATACTATCAACGCCCGAGAAGGAAGAAGTGCTATATGCTTATCTAGCCGTCACAAATCACTCCGTAAGTCTTGTCTTAATACGGAATGATGACGGGGTCCAGAAACCAATATACTATGTTAGCAAGTCCTTGCAAGAAGTTGAACAGCGATACCTACTACTGGAAAAGGCGCTTCTAGCCGTGGTGCACGCAACAAGGAAATtgcctcattacttccaagctcacaccgTGGTGATACTCACTCAGTTGCCTCTACAAGCTATCACGCGGAGATCGGATTATACGGGTCgtgtagcaaagtggggaaccaagcTGGGTGCttatgatatcaagtatatgccccggACGGCTATCAAAGGGCAAGTCCTTGCCGACTTCGTAGCCGAGTTCACGGACGGTCAGGCGTATCCCGAAGATGCCGTGATGTCAATAATGTCCATTGGAACGGAAACCATCACTCCATGGGAAGTCTACACGGATGGGGCATCAAATCGAAAGGGAGCCGGGGTTGGAGTTGTGTTAATATCCCCCGAGAAACTAGTCATTGAAAAGTCATTGAGGTTGGGATTCCCAgcaactaataatgaggccgagtacgaggctctcTTAGTGGGCTCCCAAATGGTTAAACATTTGGGAGGAAAAGTAGTGAGGGTGTTCTGTGATTCCCGATTGGTGGTCGGGCAAGTTAATGGAGAGTTTGAGGCAAAAGATGAGCGGATGAAAAGTTATCTGAAACGAGTCCAAGGGGTATTGGGTTTGTTTGACAGTTTCAAGGTACAGCAAGTCCCAAGGGGACATAACTCTCATGCTGACTCGTTAGCAATGTTAGCCACTTCGCTGGGATCGAAGTTACCGCGTATGGTTCTGGTGGAGGATTTGTTGTCCTCTAGCTTAACCAGCATCCCGGCGGTACGGGTTCACAGCATTCATGTAGGCCCaagctggatggacccaattATAGCTTTCTTACAGCACGGAATACTACCTGAAGATAGAAAGATGGCCGAGACGATACGAAGAAGCGCACCCCGTTACTGGCTATCGGAGGAGAAGAAACTCTATAGGCGTTCCTATGCAGGTCCGTACCTCCTTTGCGTACATCCTGAAGCCGTGGAACCTTTgctggaagaactgcatgagg ttTTCCGGCGGTACTGCGCAGaaatgggaataagaaatggatattcCACACCGtattatccccaaggaaatggacaagccgaagcaacaaataaagtcaTCTTGGCAGGTTTGAAGAAACGATTGGATGACGCTAAAGGAGGCTGGGTAGAAGAATTACCTCATGTACTATGGGCTTATCGCACTACACCCCGAAGATCAACAGGCGAGACTCCCTATTCAATGACATATGGGATGGAAGCTATAATACCATTAGAGtcaggttttcccaccctgaagtccGACCAGTATGACGAAGCGAGCAATCATGATCTGATGAATGATTGTTTGAATACAATTGAGGAGAGTAGAGAAATAGCCAATGTGAAGATGGGCAACTATCAACAGAAACTCAAGCAGACATATGACAAAGGAGTTAAGACCAGGCCCTTGGTACCAGGAGATTTAGTACTAAGAAAGGTAGTGGGGGTAGCAAAGAATCCTGCCTGGGGAaagttgggtcctaactgggaggGGCCATATAGAATTACCTCAGTAGCAGGTGTAGGGGCTTATCGCTTAGAAGATCTGGATGAGAGG GATCCCAAGCATCTAAAGCGTTAG